Within the Enterobacter bugandensis genome, the region ACCGGTATGCGTGAATTTGGTGGTTACAAGATCATCCCAACGGTAAGCAGCGGTCTGGCCCAGATCCAGCAGCGTCTCATGGAAACGCTGGATAAAATTAACAATCTGCCGCTGAACCCGATGATTGAGGCGGCGACAGGTTCGTTACATCAAAGCCAGGCGACAATGCAGCGCCTGCAGACCACGCTGGATAACATCAACAAGATTACTGCAAACCAGAGTATGCAGCAGCTGCCGCAGGATATGCAGAAAACGCTGCGCGAGCTGAACCGCAGTATGCAGGGCTTCCAGCCTGGCTCGGCGGCGTACAACAAGATGGTGGCAGATATGCAGCGTCTCGATCAGGTCTTGCGTGAACTGCAGCCGGTTCTGAAAACGCTCAACGAGAAGAGCAACGCGCTGGTGTTCGAAGCGAAAGATAAAAAGGATCCTGAGCCGAAGAGGGCGAAACAATGAAAAAATGGCTAGCGATTGCAGGAGCGATGGTACTCACGGCCTGTAGCTCCGGGAGCGAAACGAAAAGCTACTACCAACTGCCTCTGGTGACGCAGGCGGTTACGCAAAGTTCCGCCTCGCAGGGCAACCGTCTGCTGTGGGTTGAGCAGGTCGCCGTGCCGGATTACCTGGCCGGCAACGGGGTGGTCTATCAGACCAGCGATGTACAGTACGTTATCGCCAACAACAACCTGTGGGCCAGCCCGCTGGACCAGCAGTTACGCAATACGCTGGTGGCGAATCTGGGCAGCCAGCTTCCGGGCTGGGTTGTTGCCTCCCAGCCTTTGGGAAGCGATCAGGACACGCTGAACGTCACGGTAACGGGCTTCCACGGCCGTTATGACGGTGCCGTTGTCATCAGCGGCGAGTGGCTGTTGAATCATCAGGGACAGCTGATTAAGCGTCCTTTCCATCTGGAGCTGAAGCAGCAGAAGGATGGCTATGATGAAATGGTGAAAGTGCTGGCTCAGGGTTGGGCGCAGGAGTCAGCCAGTATCGCCAGGGAAATTTCCCGACTGCCATAAGTAAAATTCATCGTCAAAAACCGCAATCGGCCTGGTGCTGATTGCGGTTTTTTTTTCGTTTTTGCGTCAGGTTGTTACTTGTGCCGGGTCACATTTTTTGTACAAATGATCTTCTGGCTAGCTCACAAATATGACACCCGTATGAATTTTGAACATTGACGCTGGGACTAATTCGGGGTATTCGTTATCTGTGCCTGCGCATCTGGCGCGGACACTGTTTTCTTTCCACCAGACAAAAGAATGAGGGAAACGAGGCATGAAGAGACAGAAACGAGATCGCCTGGAACGGGCTCATCAACGTGGTTATCAGGCCGGCATCGCTGGACGTTCGAAAGAAATGTGTCCTTATCAGACGATAAATCAAAGGTCACAATGGCTTGGAGGCTGGCGAGAAGCCATCGGCGACAGGGCACTTATAGCCTGATAACGTCTCTTTAAAAAAAGAAACCTCCGCACTGCGGAGGTTTCGCCTTTCCGGGGTCGCTTAAAGCGATATC harbors:
- the pqiC gene encoding membrane integrity-associated transporter subunit PqiC, which translates into the protein MKKWLAIAGAMVLTACSSGSETKSYYQLPLVTQAVTQSSASQGNRLLWVEQVAVPDYLAGNGVVYQTSDVQYVIANNNLWASPLDQQLRNTLVANLGSQLPGWVVASQPLGSDQDTLNVTVTGFHGRYDGAVVISGEWLLNHQGQLIKRPFHLELKQQKDGYDEMVKVLAQGWAQESASIAREISRLP
- the rmf gene encoding ribosome modulation factor is translated as MKRQKRDRLERAHQRGYQAGIAGRSKEMCPYQTINQRSQWLGGWREAIGDRALIA